A region from the Euleptes europaea isolate rEulEur1 chromosome 13, rEulEur1.hap1, whole genome shotgun sequence genome encodes:
- the MBNL3 gene encoding muscleblind-like protein 3 isoform X5, translated as MFAQQMQFMLPGAQLQPITTFPVTPSLATSPTMAFSPYLSHVSPGMGLVPAELLPNTPVLVSGNPTVSVPGGSAGQKLMRTDKLEVCREFQRGNCTRGENDCRYAHPIDIAMIDTNENTVTVCMDYIKGRCSREKCKYFHPPAHLQAKIKAAQHQVNQTAAAAMTQPAVRSLKRPLEATFDLALPPGALQPLPKRPALEKNNGATTVFNPSVFHYQQALANMQLQQPTFIPTGSVLCMTPTASVVPMMHGATPTTVSAATTPATSVPFAATATANQISQLSVDELNNSMFVSQM; from the exons ACGACGTTTCCTGTGACTCCTTCGCTTGCAACTAGCCCCACCATGGCTTTCAGCCCCTACTTAAGTCATGTTTCTCCTGGAATGGGCTTAGTTCCTGCAGAGCTGTTACCAAATACGCCGGTCCTGGTATCTGGGAACCCAACTGTTTCAGTACCGGGAGGCTCTGCTGGGCAGAAATTGATGAGGACAGATAAACTGGAG GTTTGCCGAGAGTTTCAGCGTGGAAATTGCACACGCGGTGAGAACGACTGCCGTTACGCTCACCCGATAGATATTGCCATGATAGACACAAACGAGAACACTGTTACAGTTTGCATGGATTACATCAAAGGGCGATGCTCTAGGGAGAAATGCAAGTACTTTCATCCCCCTGCACACCTGCAAGCCAAAATCAAGGCAGCTCAACACCAGGTGAATCAAACTGCTGCAGCCGCAATG ACTCAGCCAGCTGTCCGATCACTGAAGCGACCCCTCGAGGCAACCTTTGACCTG gCCCTGCCACCTGGTGCTCTTCAACCTTTACCAAAGAGGCCAGCACTTGAAAAAAACAACGGTGCCACCACAGTCTTTAACCCAAGTGTTTTCCACTACCAACAGGCCCTCGCAAACATGCAGTTGCAACAGCCTACGTTCATCCCGACAG GGTCTGTGCTGTGCATGACTCCCACAGCAAGTGTTG TTCCCATGATGCACGGTGCTACGCCCACCACTGTGTCTGCAGCAACAACACCTGCCACCAGCGTTCCTTTCGCTGCAACTGCTACAGCCAATCAG ATATCCCAGTTATCAGTAGATGAACTAAACAACAGCATGTTTGTCTCACAGATGTAG